A window from Cryptomeria japonica chromosome 1, Sugi_1.0, whole genome shotgun sequence encodes these proteins:
- the LOC131048643 gene encoding pectinesterase — protein sequence MKKFSHPFPALFILSLALFVCASGHKGETFRVNPKLLKSACNATLYPDVCISTLQSQSYEESLKSEILMKDMAIVSVKVSLEEVKKLSFVASSQSVLLSSGDENKLAAIKDCEVLFKYTVRQLNESLTLLRKSGDWKNEQKEDVQTWLSASLTDQVTCIEGFKGVSDFYAESVRNVSKVVSNSLAIVNSLPVAIVSPGQNKRRLFADGELDLPSWISPTDRRLLQSSPAGGVTVNAVVAKDGTGNFRSISEAVKAAPSWSKGRYVIHVKAGVYAESVKVYTDNIMLVGDGKYATVVTGSNHGSIQSVATFAATGKGFIARDMGFENAAGASAGQSVALRVSSDLSVLYRCSIKGFQDTLYAYSQRQFYRECDILGTVDFIFGDASAVFQSCNIMSRKRQKKPNVITAQGRSDPNQNTGFSIHNCRISAESIQTFLGRPWMPYSRTVVMQSFLDGNIDPAGWAVWEGSYGLKTLYFAEYMNSGPGAGLSRRVSWPGFHVITDAAEASKYTVAQFISGNSWLPSTGVAFQSGLLR from the exons ATGAAAAAGTTTAGCCACCCTTTTCCTGCTCTATTCATATTATCCTTAGCTCTGTTTGTCTGTGCTTCGGGGCACAAGGGAGAGACATTTAGAGTGAACCCTAAACTTTTGAAGTCTGCATGTAATGCCACTCTTTACCCAGATGTCTGTATTTCGACCCTGCAATCTCAATCCTATGAAGAATCTTTGAAATCAGAGATTCTTATGAAAGACATGGCTATAGTTTCTGTTAAGGTCAGCCTCGAGGAAGTTAAAAAACTGAGCTTTGTAGCTTCCTCTCAGTCTGTATTGCTGAGCTCAGGCGATGAAAATAAGCTCGCTGCAATTAAAGACTGTGAGGTACTGTTCAAATATACGGTGAGGCAGCTGAACGAGTCTTTGACATTGCTGAGGAAATCTGGAGATTGGAAGAATGAGCAGAAGGAGGATGTGCAGACATGGCTTAGTGCCTCTCTCACTGATCAAGTCACATGCATTGAAGGATTCAAAGGTGTTTCAGATTTTTATGCAGAATCTGTGAGAAATGTTTCAAAAGTTGTCAGTAATTCGCTTGCAATCGTCAACAGCCTTCCCGTCGCCATTGTTTCTCCGGGTCAAAACAAGCGCCGCCTTTTTGCGGATGGTGAATTAGATTTGCCCAGTTGGATTTCTCCGACTGATCGACGGCTTCTTCAGAGCTCTCCTGCTGGCGGCGTGACGGTGAATGCGGTGGTGGCCAAAGATGGAACGGGGAATTTCAGGAGCATCTCAGAGGCTGTGAAGGCTGCTCCCAGTTGGAGTAAAGGACGGTACGTTATCCATGTCAAAGCTGGAGTGTATGCAGAATCGGTGAAGGTGTACACAGACAATATCATGCTGGTTGGTGATGGGAAATACGCTACTGTGGTTACGGGGTCCAACCATGGTTCTATCCAATCCGTAGCTACGTTTG CTGCTACAGGGAAAGGATTCATTGCTCGAGATATGGGATTTGAGAATGCAGCAGGAGCGAGTGCAGGACAATCTGTTGCGCTTCGAGTATCATCAGATCTCTCAGTATTGTACCGTTGCAGTATCAAAGGCTTCCAAGATACTCTGTACGCCTATAGTCAACGCCAATTCTACAGAGAATGTGACATCTTGGGCACAGTGGATTTCATCTTCGGTGACGCCTCTGCAGTGTTTCAGAGCTGCAACATAATGTCCCGGAAAAGGCAGAAGAAGCCCAATGTTATCACCGCACAAGGCAGAAGTGATCCAAACCAGAACACTGGGTTTTCGATCCACAACTGCAGGATTTCAGCGGAGTCCATTCAAACATTTTTGGGCAGGCCATGGATGCCCTATTCTCGCACAGTGGTCATGCAGTCCTTCTTAGATGGTAACATCGATCCTGCAGGTTGGGCTGTGTGGGAGGGTAGTTATGGATTGAAGACATTATACTTTGCAGAATACATGAATTCTGGACCAGGAGCTGGGCTTTCCAGACGGGTCAGCTGGCCTGGATTTCATGTGATTACAGATGCAGCAGAAGCCAGCAAATACACCGTTGCACAGTTTATATCTGGGAATTCATGGTTGCCTTCCACTGGTGTTGCATTCCAATCTGGTCTACTTCGTTGA